From Oreochromis niloticus isolate F11D_XX linkage group LG1, O_niloticus_UMD_NMBU, whole genome shotgun sequence, a single genomic window includes:
- the LOC100702804 gene encoding coiled-coil domain-containing protein 42 homolog isoform X1 produces MFSQLTPEESASRMWTAAGRDSSCVLLEILALQREEKKLKAKYEESKQVLESMQQREEDLHKNIKEIQDLHLSFDMYHKDEEANRVIEKAEQERKRVLQKEAEIGRLKEQFAKLTEEKQELEHQVKRHSVYRDLMEQLLKITKFEDVAALTDHLESLLHFRCQLSERESKAQEQADEQRKALLTLEQQHNLLLLQRNNQLSQLQTELEKTRSEGLIWEKKWNNIQETATKKTLKLGQIKMSILNLYEMTGGQIGGEEGVDVNDTEKQLEQVKQFFEDQTDIVQQYQPHSQRRNNDQGKRKSKKPTNKEM; encoded by the exons ATGTTCTCGCAGCTAACGCCTGAGGAGTCGGCTTCACG GATGTGGACAGCAGCGGGACGCGACAGTAGCTGTGTCCTTTTAGAAATACTGGCGTTACAGCGAGAGGAGAAAAAGCTGAAAGCTAAGTACGAGGAAAGCAAACAG GTGTTGGAGAGTATGCAACAGCGTGAAGAGGATTTGCACAAGAACATAAAGGAAATACAGGACCTGCATTTAAGCTTTGACATGTATCACAAG GATGAAGAAGCTAATCGAGTAATCGAGAAAGCAGAGCAGGAGAGAAAAAGGGTGCTTCAAAAAGAGGCAGAGATAGGGAGGCTGAAGGAGCAGTTTGCCAAACTGACTGAGGAGAAACAGGAGCTCGAGCATCAGGTGAAGAGACACTCTGTGTACAGAGATCTCATGGAGCAGCTGCTCAAAATAACTAAG TTTGAAGATGTGGCGGCGCTCACGGATCATTTAGAGAGTCTCCTCCACTTCAGATGCCAGCTCTCTGAGAGGGAGAGTAAGGCACAGGAGCAGGCTGACGAGCAGAGAAAAGCACTGCTGACACTGGAGCAACAGCACAACCTGCTGTTGCTGCAGAGGAACAACCAGCTGTCTCAGCTCCAGACCGAGCTGGAGAAAACACGCTCTGAAGGTCTAATATGG GAGAAGAAATGGAATAATATACAGGAAACGGCTacaaagaaaacactgaagCTGGGACAGATTAAGATGTCAATTTTAAATCTGTATGAAATGACTGGTGGCCAGATAGGAGGAGAGGAAGGTGTGGATGTGAATGACACTGAGAAACAGCTGGAGCAG GTCAAGCAGTTCTTCGAGGACCAGACGGACATAGTGCAACAATATCAGCCTCACTCACAAAGGCGTAACAACGATCAGGGAAAACGGAAAAGCAAAAAGCCCACAAATAAAGAAATGTGA
- the LOC100702804 gene encoding coiled-coil domain-containing protein 42 homolog isoform X2, producing MQQREEDLHKNIKEIQDLHLSFDMYHKDEEANRVIEKAEQERKRVLQKEAEIGRLKEQFAKLTEEKQELEHQVKRHSVYRDLMEQLLKITKFEDVAALTDHLESLLHFRCQLSERESKAQEQADEQRKALLTLEQQHNLLLLQRNNQLSQLQTELEKTRSEGLIWEKKWNNIQETATKKTLKLGQIKMSILNLYEMTGGQIGGEEGVDVNDTEKQLEQVKQFFEDQTDIVQQYQPHSQRRNNDQGKRKSKKPTNKEM from the exons ATGCAACAGCGTGAAGAGGATTTGCACAAGAACATAAAGGAAATACAGGACCTGCATTTAAGCTTTGACATGTATCACAAG GATGAAGAAGCTAATCGAGTAATCGAGAAAGCAGAGCAGGAGAGAAAAAGGGTGCTTCAAAAAGAGGCAGAGATAGGGAGGCTGAAGGAGCAGTTTGCCAAACTGACTGAGGAGAAACAGGAGCTCGAGCATCAGGTGAAGAGACACTCTGTGTACAGAGATCTCATGGAGCAGCTGCTCAAAATAACTAAG TTTGAAGATGTGGCGGCGCTCACGGATCATTTAGAGAGTCTCCTCCACTTCAGATGCCAGCTCTCTGAGAGGGAGAGTAAGGCACAGGAGCAGGCTGACGAGCAGAGAAAAGCACTGCTGACACTGGAGCAACAGCACAACCTGCTGTTGCTGCAGAGGAACAACCAGCTGTCTCAGCTCCAGACCGAGCTGGAGAAAACACGCTCTGAAGGTCTAATATGG GAGAAGAAATGGAATAATATACAGGAAACGGCTacaaagaaaacactgaagCTGGGACAGATTAAGATGTCAATTTTAAATCTGTATGAAATGACTGGTGGCCAGATAGGAGGAGAGGAAGGTGTGGATGTGAATGACACTGAGAAACAGCTGGAGCAG GTCAAGCAGTTCTTCGAGGACCAGACGGACATAGTGCAACAATATCAGCCTCACTCACAAAGGCGTAACAACGATCAGGGAAAACGGAAAAGCAAAAAGCCCACAAATAAAGAAATGTGA